The Oryzias latipes chromosome 16, ASM223467v1 genomic sequence tttagcttaaGGCAGACGTTTAGACTTTCTACTACTCTCTGGTTCTTAGAGCATGAATGATGCACTGGACAGAGAGCACTTTTGAAAACTGTGTTGTACCAGTGACACAACGACAAATAAAGAATCAATGTGGGAAGTGGAACCAGCTCAGGAGGTTCCTCTGTTCCCCTAAACTGAAATCTCCTGTCCTAAAAACTCCACTTCATGGTTTCACATTGTTCTTCCTTGACTGACCGTTGTGGGCGGGAAACCTGGTTTGGAAGCAGCAGTTCATGTTTAACAGTCCAGAACCTCAGATTTCAGTAAACTATCATGAATCAAATGTTTTACTAATGAAAGCCCAGAAATACCAGAGTTCACGAACCGAACAGTCCAAAGACAGACATTCATCTCTGAAGCCGATCTTGTCCTTTAACCATCGACTGTATcccagaactggactgagtgagcccGCCCCCAGGccttctaaacaggaagtgccctcaaaatcccacagactgaaaataaagaaataaacagctgttactcattctattggtcagaagcaCCGTTCTGGATCAGATACCTTTTTCTAAAATCTTCTTTGTAATCctctttttaattatattttctctttacttcaagttataaactgaagAAGCCTCAATAacagtaggtggagcctgctggcccccgcATCCTGATTTCAAAGtgttaggggtgtggccttccagcaAACTCATTCCTGGTTGGccagagtggttgtcatagaaacattgactacGACCGACCCGTAACAATCACTGAGGTCATCTAATCCAACATGGTGGCATCCGTAAGGTGAAAAACTGGCGACCGGATTAACTTCATTTACTTTGAGccggaataaaccattttctatggatgacatcagtccagttcttggtTTTCagagacaaaaaatatattaaaaaatcagCATAAAAAGCTCAAGtgtctctgattttattgtatttgcACCACTAAGTCTGTGCTTTTatagttaaagttttatttttaaaaacatcagacaACAAAGGGGTTGTTTGTAAACAacaatggtggtggtggggggggctgggacataatttattttactgtaaattcAGTATAAAGTAAacctttaagaaaaaaggttttaaaaaccaGGAATCAGCAAAATCCCAAATGCTGTTTTAGTTTCAGAGACACTGTAAACAAGGACACGATTTCTGCTGAGTCATGAAACCCATCTGTGCGCTCACGgcgctgtttttgtttgtttttggcgtTTCTGAAATTGCACACACGGTAAATTTAAGCGTGAAAGCACCAAACAACCGTTTCAATTCAACGCAGAAAGGTCCCTTggcaaatttttggacattcTCCTGCTAACGGACTGAATCTGTACGAGTTTTGTTCTTCACCGTGAGGCTGTAAACCAACAGATTTGAAGTGACGTGAAAGACGTTCAGCTAAAAACgaacatttttaaacactaaGAATTAAGAAAACTTTatccaaaaacagaaacttagaatacattttttttgtcacattaacgTCAGATAAGCAGTTATGGTGTCTGTGCTAGCTACGTGCAGATGCTAGCTATAGCCCACAGATGCTAGCTATAGCATGCAGATGCtagcagcagctacagctaaCTATAACACTTTCCATGTTTTCCTTCACATTAGTTGGTGTTTCTGCAATGAGAGCGCTAACGGTAAAGCTAATCCAACGTAGCATTCATTATGTTGGTTTACATCCAAATACAACACATGTGCTAGCACACATTAGCATAGCAAGCTGAAAGCGTGTTTTACATGTTGTGTAGAAACGGTTCTTCCGTGTTTGCTGTACAAAGTCGTTTCACTGAAGCTGTAAAGTGCAGAGGGGATCTCTGAGGCTGCATTCAGACTCGTTCATGGCACCGAGGAGGTCAAAGGAGGACAAACCCAGACAGAGCTGGGCAGAAACTTGAGAAAGAAACAGCAGGCCATTGGTTGATTCCACCTCAGCGGTTTGATGGCGAATTTGGACACAGAGCACCGATCCctccaaaaaatgtgttcaaactgAGGAAGCCAGCGTCCCGTCAGCTTTCACCTCTGAGACGCTTCCAGGACCTTCAGCATGGTCCTCTCAGGCCCGTCCGGCTTGTTGGCAGAGAGAAAAACTGACCAGGACGCGGCCGACTCGCTCTACTCCACCTGAAAAGGACAGACAGGCATTATGGGAAAAGGCAGCTGCGCTTCCTGTGGAGTAAATCAGCTCACATGTCAAGAAACAAAAAGTTCTCTTTCAGTTCTGCTCGCCCATTTCCTCTTCACGCTTCGTTAACATTCCTGCCTGAGAAGAGCGGCGGCGTGAAGACGCTCGGCGTGGTCACATGACCGCTCCTTCACTGAGGCCTCAGACGTTTGTGGTCGTGGTCCTCGCTGTTCTACACAGAAACCCAAACGTTCCTCTGATTCTCTGGATAAAAAACGGCTGATTTGTGACTGATTTTACGGTTCTAGTTGTTAAAAAGCTTTGATTGTTTCAGGCTGAACCTCAGATCAGAGGTTTGTTTTCGGCTCTCACCGAACCCGTCCAGCCCTCCACTTTCACACCGTTTTACCTTTTCAGTCAGACCGTCCTGCTTGCGAGGTTCCCGTGTTCGAGACCAAGGAAGGTTTTCTAGGCGTTTAAAAATGCCGTCATGTCCAACGACTCGTGCGGTTCCTGGACTTTTAGACTTTTCCTGTATTTTTTAGCAGAGTGCTAATGAAGATTCTGCAGCTCCAatgtgagcttttattttgaaaattgtgaGAACTCTTCCTTttgaagctcctcccactttgTCACAAACACTTCCTGTTGGTCGGACACTGTTTAACCAAACTGGATTTGTTCTGAACAGACTCTGTGTCAAAGCACCCGGGGAAAGCGCTCCCTtctgaaaccagcctccagtggtcctttgaggaactgcaacgtTTAATCTGTAAGGGGGGGGGTTCTGGGGGCGGGCACCAACCTGGGGGCTGCAGGCCACGCTGTAGGACGTCCACAGGTTGACGGCCATCAGGAAGGTGGTGATGAAGCCAAacacctgcagacagaaaaacGGTTCTGGATTTGTCGGAGCGAGGCGCTCCAGCAGGAGGACCTCCTGATGACTTCCTGTGtaacaggaaggagggggcggggcttcctgCCGGGACAGAGGTCTCACTCTGTCGCTGACATCTGAGTTACTCACCGACGCCACGATGAGGGCGGAGACTCCTCCGGCCTTCACCGCCGCCGCGATGGAGGCGATGAAGATGAGCACGGCGCCCACAGAGTAATGGAAGAACTCCTGAAACCACAGAGAAGCTCAGAGTTCTGGTCCAGCTCGGTTCGCTTCAGCTGCTTTGACCCAAACGGCGTTgaacctgcagaacctctaGAACTCAGACGTTCGGGTGGATCTTCACGTTCGTGATAAAGTTGGAATGTTGTTTAGTAAATTTACGTTACAAATCCCACAAAGTGGATCTCTGATCAATTTGATccaaaaacagaagaaccgGGTTCCGGTTCCCCTGGGAACCGCAGCACGGATCATTTCTGACTCACCGTCAACGGCCAGTTGATGCACGGGACGCGGGCCTGCAGCCGGAACAGGTGCAtgaggaagaagatgaggagGGCGACGAAGAACCACAGCGCCACCACCTCGAAGAACTGGAAGGCGTACCAGCTGGGCCAGCCGTAGGCGCAGTGGACGCACAGGAAGGCGATGAGCAGGGCCAGCTGCAGGAAGCAGACAATgctctttcacaataaaagtctctCTGGGGGGGGACAACACCATAACCTGAAAACTGTCGGTTTGTAGACACAACCAATCAGATACAACAAccataaacacaacaaaaaggaaacaaaaccccacaaaagacaaaaaatgatgaAACCACACCCACCAAAAACCCACAAATAAACCACAATACAGACACAACATAGAACATGACAGCAGAATGAGGCGACAACgacacacaaaaacccacaagACACCATGAAGGTAAAAGACCAGGAACAACAGAACCACACAACTGTGCATCACTACACACACGGAGGAACACACAGACAACCGTCACCCGGTCACCAGCAGAACCAAACTGGACCCAACAGAACCCAGCAGAACCCAGCAGAACCCCTACGGTCCAGACGTTCTGGAGAAACAGTCtgaatggggggtggggggagggggtcccctgtggatgtgtggatgttaacacaacaataacacaaagtaCCACAACAACAGAACCTGCTAATCAATCTGATCGATTATCTGTACCGGCGGGGGtccggaccccccccccccggccgtGTCAGGGTGGAGCGCGCTTACCAGCTGTCCCAGCTTGAGCATTCCCGGGATGGTCCAGGTGTAGCCCGCGTTCAGGAACCCGTCCCCGGAGGACGGGACCGTCGTGGTCGTGACGACAGAGTGGGACATGATGACGAAAAGCGCACGAGCCCGCAGCAGAAACGGTCCCGAGGACTCGGCCAGACCAGCTTTAGCATCGACTGGAAACACCCGCCCCGCACTTCCGTCAAGCTGCGCGGTCCAAAGGCTGCGCATCCGGAAcgccctttcaaaataaacgccCATCCTCACAACCCCATTTATTATCTTAGATTAGAttagctttattgtcattgtgcatagtacaatgagatttaagctcgccatcagtgcaagaacagcaaggaagggaaaaaataataaaaaacatcgtaatacaatcaaacaaacaaacagtatataTGAGTGTGCAAATGTAGACTGTAAACTGTAATGAAAAGTGCCGAAATAATTGTGCAAATTTGCgtatgaaaactgtgtttaaaCATGTCAGAAGTGCCAGAGGTGGTGATGAGGTAGAGAGTTGACGCTGTAGACGGAGAAGTAAACAGGAATATGGATTTTATCTGTGCATTTGGGAATTGAGGATTGTTATTGCCTTTGGAAAGGAGcttttttttagtctgttttgcTTCTGATGCCTCTGTAGCGCCTCCCAGAGGGCAGCAGGTGGAACAGGTCTGAGCCGGGGTGTGAACTGTCCTTGATGATGTTCTGAGCCGTCTCTACGACTCTCTGCAGTCTCTTCTTTTCTGCGGCCGTGCAGCTGCCGAACCGAATATATGCTGCCCGAATAATACATGCTGCCCGTCCCGCCACAGCGTCTGGGGGCGCGTGTCCAGGCTGGAGAACACGTTCTTCCCCCAGTTCCTTCAGGAGGTTCTTGATCATCATACTGACTATTTGTACCACTCTGTACTTTTACACCATTAAATCATGGTTCATGTCAGTGAAATGAACACTTTCAATACTAAAATGTCAAATCTCTCTTCTCTTCTGATCATCTATGACACCAAGACCCAAACTTCAGTTTCTGGATATGAACTTagccgtccgtccgtccgtccatcggTCTACTCAAACCCCCTTCATCTTGTTTGGACCCACAAGGACGTTGTGGACCATCCCGGATGAAGGCGGGGTTCAGTctggaccggtccggtggaaCGTTGTCAAACTCCAGGCTGATGTGTTCTGTGGACATTTATACAAACACTGAGTTTTAcaacataaaagaaaaccagaaaatgttttaatgtccTTATGCACTTTTTGTAAATTTGGAACATTATGTTAAAATATAACACGAAAAATGAATAAGATCTATACAAAGaatagaaaaatctgtttttcttgtttgtaacGAGGGAAAGTAAAACATGTCtctgaagcttttattttgaagccgACTTCCTGTGATGCCTGCtcacagcagctgctggacGGAGGCGTGGTCTCCTTCAGGAAGCCCTGCAGCAGCATCCAAACATCCACTTCAGCCCATGAGGagacgacacacacacacacacacacacacacacacacacacacacaacagcacacacacactctaaaTAAACACACTCATTCCACAGCATCATCATAACTTTGTTACAATCTTCATGAAGACTTTTGTCTAGAAAATGGAAAATCTTAAATGTTTgaggaaaagtgaaaaaaaaatcaaatctttttCCTGGAACTATTTTGATTTCTCAGAAGGACTGAAGTCAGTTTTTCAGCTGTGATcgtcatccccccccccccccccccccccaacgagGTTTCAGGCTGGGGCAGAGTCTAACCGGCAACCTctctctaaaccaggggtgtccaaagtttttttggtgagggccaaatacagaaaaatgagcaaaggtcCGGGCCGCACACAAGAGGTGAGATATCGACACATGAATACTGTGTATTTTTAACTCACCTATAATGTGGAGAACATTGTTATCATTGTTAACATGTCATCATTATTAGGAGACAGGCAGGCGGCGACCCCCTCTGTAACGCTGCTATTAACACGAGGAAAAAATAGTGAAGGAGGCCTGGATGGACGCCGTCTGTTGACTCACCgcgatggggaaaaaaactgttacaacTGTTACCTCACGGCAACATCTTCAGTgcaaatcaaacacacacactttccgtGGATTTccttaaagaaatattcattttccCACCGTGTTTGAAATCTTCTACATTCACTTCCTATCTTGCGTTTCTTCGGTGATGCCATTTCTGGTGACTTGTGGTAAATATTCCTCTTTGCTTAATTTTGTTTAGTGGAGAAGCacctgttgaacctttcctgcgcgggacttctctttgcttttctctctttccgaccgtggtcagaagcgcagcgGAGATTtcctccagggccgaaggcgattctccttcggggttcacttttcCCTTTGGAACCCTCAGCCACGGGGGGGGGACACCTATTTAAtaaagtgctccgtcctcctaACACAGGCTGCACGGTTAGcggtcttgcctcacagcaagaaggtctcCGGTTCAAAAactacatcaatgggggacctttctgtgtggagttagcatgttctccctgtgcatgcgtggattCTCTCGGggtcttcctcccaccgtccaaaaacatgcttcataggttaattggttactctaaattgtccctaggtgtgagtgtgagagtgaatgggtctgtgattgaggacattctaccctgcgacaaactggcgacctgtccaggtagccccctgccttcacccacaagtggccgggataggctccagcaaccccatgaccccgaaagggaaaaacggttaagaaaatgaatgaatgtcctccgaacacacaaaaTATCGACCCCCCACACCTCCACTCACACACCCATCTCCACCTGCACGCgctcctccccctctctctcGTGGCCCGCTCAGCACAAACACTCCGCAACACACCTTTCTGTGACCGTCTCCATCTAGTGTTGAAACTGAAAAATGCAACAGAGTTGAGCTCAAGCGCCATGTGCGGGCCAATAAAAACAGACCCGCGGGCCgcagtttggacacccctgctctaaactgTCACTGACCTCACAATGACAGAGTCTGTCTCGGGGGGGGTGTGTCTCTGATTCTGTTTTGATGAAGACTTTATTCCACTGAGGTCTTCGTCACATTTCAGAACCCGTCAGCCGtttcctctctgctgctgctgagagtCAGAGGCAGCAAAGTGTGAAGACCATGAAGACGAAGAGTGAAGCACGTCAGGAGTCTTCATCAGTggcttccccccccccccacacacacacacctcacgCCCCCACCTGCTCCATTTGGAGCATTGGAGGTCTCTTGACCTTTGGGTCTCAAAGCGGCTGCACCTTCACACGTCTGAGAACATTTCCAGCAAGTCTCAACGGTCACAGCTTTTGTGTTGCCATGGCGACGCAGCGCT encodes the following:
- the cmtm7 gene encoding CKLF-like MARVEL transmembrane domain-containing protein 7; protein product: MSHSVVTTTTVPSSGDGFLNAGYTWTIPGMLKLGQLLALLIAFLCVHCAYGWPSWYAFQFFEVVALWFFVALLIFFLMHLFRLQARVPCINWPLTEFFHYSVGAVLIFIASIAAAVKAGGVSALIVASVFGFITTFLMAVNLWTSYSVACSPQVE